The Candidatus Sulfotelmatobacter sp. DNA segment ATGGAACTCTTCGCTCGGCAGCGCGGCGACGTTGGTGAACGTCGCGATCAGCGCGTTGCGGTAGACGCCGACGGCGTCGTCGCCGGTCGGCGCGACCATCCGCGAGGGGAGCAGTTCGGCCAGCACGAGCCAGGGCCGTGGACTGCCGAGCGGATCGTTCTCGAGCGTCGCGAGGTCGGCGGTGATGCGGTCGAGCGCGATCGGGCCGTCGAGCACGATCGCGGCGTCGCCCGGGCCTTCGTCGGCCGCGGGATGCGCGTCGTGGAGCGCGTCGATCAGCTCGACGAGCGTGGTGCGGCTGGCGCGGTCTTCGAGGTCCTTCGCGGTCAGCGCGTAGCGCGGCATGCGCATCTTGATGAACAGGCGGTCGACGACCCCGCGCAGCGCATCGCGGGCGGCGGCGAGCTTGGCGGGCACCGCGCCGTTGACGCCGACGAACGCGCTCGGGAGCAGGGTGCGAATCGCGAACAGGTGCGTGACCAGGCCGCCGTAGTCCGATTGGTCGAGAAAGCCCAGCGCGCGTTCGAGGCTCTCGCGGGTGAACGTCAGGCGCACGCCCGGCACGGTCGCGATGGAAGCGGGCGCGACGGCCGGCGCCGCGGCTGCGGCGGGGGCGACCTCCTCGGCCACCACGGCGACCTCGACCGCGGTGAAGGCGGGGGCCGGCACGATCTCGATCGCGGGCGGCGCGTCGTCGGCCGTCGCCGCCGGCGGCGGCGCGACGGCGATCGCCGGCTCCGCGTGCGCGTCGGTGAAGCGCGCGTCGATCGCGTCGTCGGGGCTGCGGTAGGCCGCGCGCTCGGGGGCGGGCGGCGCGGACGGCGGCGGTGGGGCCGGCGGCAGCGCCGCGCGCGGCGGTGGGGGCGGAATCTCGGCGGCGCGGCGCTGTTCGGTGACGTCGCGGATGACGTCGGCCGTGCGCGGGGCCACCCCCGCGACCGAGAACGGCAGGCCGGTCGCACGCACGGCGAACGCGGGCGTCGAGCGCACGCGCACGGCGGGCGCGGTCAAGCTCAGGGCGCCGCCGCCGTCCCACGCCAGCTCGACGTGCGGGTCGATCAGCGTGCCGGCCGGCAACGGCGTGTTGACGATGGCGGCGTAGCGCACGACGACTTCGGTGCCCGGATCGACGTCCTCGAGGACCAGGCCCGTCTTCGACCACAGCACCGAGCCGCCGTCGACGTCCAGCAGCGGCACCTCGTTGATCGCGGTCGAGCCGGGCAGGTAGGCGGTCTGGTTGGGGACCATGCCGCGGATGGTCAGCCGGCTGGCGGCGCCGTCACCGGTGTTGCGGACGGTCAGCCGCACGTACAGCGGTTCGCCGGCGTCGACGGTATCGGCCGGCTGCGTGCGCAGCTGCGCGCCCTCGTCGAAGCGCGGCTCCGCGATGGTCGCGATCGTGACCGGCGCCAGCGCCAGCGGGAGCAGGCCGACCGCTTCGACGCGGCCGCTGACGGTGATCGTCGTGCCGCGCGGCACCAGCGGGGCGAGCCGCAGGCGCAGCGTCGCTTCGGCGCGCGCGCCCGGGCCGACGTCGCCGAACAGCAGGGTCGTGCCGACGCGGGTCGCCCCGTCGATCGACTCGATGCGCGCGTCGCCGGCGATCTCGAGCGCCAGCCGCACGTCGCGCGCGGCGTCGGTCCCCTCGTTGACGAGCACGATCTGCAGGTCGCCGTGGCCGCTGGGCCGCAGCGCGTCGCCGGCCGGATACACGATCGACGAGCTGGTGGGCGCGAAGCGCGGGCGCGAGCGCACGACCAGGTCGATCTGACCGAGCGCGATCGCCGGTGTCTGTTCGCTCTCCAGCCGCGCGCGCAGTCGAATCGGGAGCCGGTCGGCGATCGGCGAGGCGACCGTGCCCAGCAGCGTGAACGTGCGCGAGGCGCCCGGCGCGAGCGTGCCGACGTCGATGCCCGTCGCTTGCACGCGTGCCTCGCCGCCTTCGTCGGCGTAGCGCAGCGACTGCACCGACGGATCGGTGTCGATCGCGATGCGCACACCGGTCGCCTGCGCGGTGCCGTCGTTGGCGATGCGGATGCTGGCGCGCACCTCGCCGCCGGGGACGACCTGCGCCGGGCCTTCGAGGACCAGCACGTTGCGCGCATCGAGGAAACGCGGCGCGGAGCGGACGATCAGCGTCCGCTCGAACGGACGCGCGCCGCCCGACCACTGCAGCTGCGCGGTGACCGGCAACGGCGTGCCGTCGGCGGCCGGCGAGACGACGTACGCGTCGATCGCGGCTTCGATGCGGCGCCCCGCTTCGACGCGCGGAAAGACGAACGCGCCGGGCGTATCGGTCTCGCCGACGGAGCGCCCGTCGAGCGCACGCGAACCGGGCGCGTAGCGCAGCCCTTCGGGCAGCGTCAAACGGATGCGCACGTCGTCCGCCGCGCAGGTGCCGGCGTTCTCAGCGATCAGCGCGACGCGCACGCGCCGGCCGGGCTCGACCTCGCTGGGCGCGTCGAGCACCAGGCGCGTCGCGTCGGTGTCGAAGCGGCTCGCGCTGCGGACGGTCAGCTCGGCGCGCGCCAGCTCGAACTCGGCGGTCTCGCTCGACGCGACGGCGCCGCTGAGCACCAGCCGCGTGTTGTCGTCGAGCGGCGAGTCGATGCGCGCGCGATACTCGACGACCACTGTCGCACCGGGCGCCAGCGCCGGCGTCGCGACCGTCGCGTTGCCCAAGCCGAACGGCTCGCCGGCGCGCTCGTCGAGCGCCGCTTCGCGGCCGTCGACGCGGGTGCTGCCGGGGACGTAGCTCGTGCGCTCGGGGACCGGCAGGACGATGACGACGTCGTGCGCGGTCGCGTGGCCGCTGTTGTGAACGCGCGCGACGATGTGGACGTCTTCGCCGGGCTCGGCGACGCGTACCGGCTCGAGCACGGTGAAGGTGTCGGGGTTCTGGAGGATCGGCGCGCTCTGCACGCGCAGCCGCACCACGTTCGAGCCGATGACGTCGGTCTCGTTGGCAACCAGTGCCGCCTGCAGCGCCAACACGGCGCCGTTCTCGATCGTCGGCGCGACGGCGTACGCCAGCGCGATGCGCCGCTCGACGCCGGGCGGGACCTCGCCGACGTCGACGCCGCTGGGAACCAGCAACGCGGTCTCGCCGCGCACGTCGTCGAGCGGCCGATCGTCGACCTTCGCGCTGCCGGCGACGTAACGCAATCCGTCAGGGAGGTTGAAGCGTACGCGCAGGCCGGTCGCCGGCGCCCCGCCATAGTTGTAGAACGCGAAGGTCGCGCGCACGGTCGTTCCAGGTTCGACCATACGATCGGGAGAAACGACCAGCGTTCGTAGCCCTTCGGGGAGCGACGGCGCACCCGGGCCGAAAACGTCCGTCAGGGTTCGCATCCTGCGCCCCCGTTCGGCGGTCCTGTGCCGCCGCCCTCGCTTGTAGTAGGTTTCCATGACGACGATCGCCCATCACGCCGACTTCCTCTGCGAGGCGGTCTCCCGTCTCGGGAGCGAGAGCGCCTTCGAGGTCCTCGCCCGCGCCAAAGCGCTCGAGGCCCAGGGCCGCCGCGTCGTGCACATGGAGATCGGCGAGCCGGACTTCGACACGCCCGAGCACGTCAAGCGCGCCGGTATCCAGGCGATCGAAGAGAACTATAGCCACTACAGCCCCTCCGCCGGCATCATGGAGCTGCGCGAGACGATCGCCGACTACGCCACGCGCTTTCGCGGACTCGTGACGCCGTTCACACCGGAGCACGTCGTGGTCGGGGCCGGCGCGAAGCCGATCATCTGGAACCTGCTCTCGGCGCTGCTCGACCCGGGCGACGAGCTGGTCTACACCAGCCCCTCGTATCCCGCCTACGCCTCCGCGGCCGGCTACCTCGAAGCCAACGCGATCCCGATCCACCTGCTCGAGTCGCGCAATTGGCGGCTCGACCTCGACGAGCTGGCCGCCAAGGTCGGGCCCAAGACGAAAGCCCTGGTCATCAACTCGCCGCACAATCCGACCGGCGGCGTGCTCACGCGCGAGGACCTCGAGGCGATCGCGGAGCTGGCGCACCGGCACGATTTCCTGGTCATCGCCGACGAGATCTACTCGCGCAACATCTACGACGCGCCGTTCGTCTCGATCACGCAGATCCCCGGGATGCAGGACCGCACCGTCATCGTCGACGGCTTCTCGAAGGCCTACGCGATGACGGGCTGGCGGCTGGGTTACGCGATCGCGCCCGAGCCGATCGCGCGCATGATCACGCTCTTCAACAACAACACCTTCTCGTGCGTCGCGACCTTCGTACAGCGCGCCGGGATCGCCGCGCTGACCGGCGACGATGCGCCGGTGCAGCGCATGAACGCGATCTTCCGCCAGCGGCGCGACGCGATCGTCGGCGGTTTGAACGCGCTGCCCGGCGTGAGCTGCACGATCCCCGAAGGCGCGTTCTACGCCTTCCCCAACGTCTCGCAGATCACGACCGACGACAAACACCTGGCGGCCTGGCTGTTGCAGCACGCCGGCGTCGCGTGCCTGGGCGGTTCGAGCTTCGGCCCCGCCGGCAAAGGCTATCTGCGCTTCTCGTACGCCGCCTCGGTCGACGACATCACCTGGGCGCTCGCGCAGCTCCGCGAGCACCTCCCGAACTATCGCCAGTAATCCCACCGCAACGCCGCCGCAACATTGCCGTGCCGAGCATCAGCCTGATGCCGAAGACCACGACCGCCGACGTCTATGCGCTCGTCCTCACCATCCGAGAGGCGAGCGATCTCCAATCCAACCGGATCGACGGAATCGATCGGCGCCTCGGGTCGCTCGAGACTCGGGTCGGGTCGCTCGAGACTCGGGTCGCGTCACTCGAGATGCGGGTCGAGCGCGGCTTCGACCGCACCGACGAGCGCTTCGACACCATCGACCGGCGGTTCGACGCGCTGACCGCGGAGATGCGTGCGGGCTTTGAGGACCTCGGTCGCGCGCTGCGACGTCGCGGCCCCAAACGCGACGACTGAGCCGCGTGCCGTTCACCGATCGCCCGCGTACTGCTGCTGACGCGGCGTTCGTCGTCGCGCTGCACGGGCTGGCACACGCGCGCGGATACGTGGTCGCGTATGCGTTGCAGCGCATGATCGCGCGCGCGTTCGATGAGCACGGTGCGCACAAGCTGTACGCCGAGGTCGTCGCCCACAACGCCGCGTCACGGCAGCTGTGCGAGAAGGCCGGCTTCGTGCTCGAAGGCGTCTGGCGCGACGGTTTTCGCGACGACGACGGACGGTATCACGACCTGTGCGCGTACGGATTGCTCGCAGCGGATCGTTCGCGCGCAACGCGCTGAGCCGCCCCGCGCAGCCCCTACCGGTCGGTCGGCGGGCATCGGTTGCGTGGGTGGTGGGCTCGTGGTAGTATCCACGCATAGTCGACCGGTTCTCGATCCCCGCGCGGTCCCGTCTCCGTGGCATCACCACCTGTAGGTCACTGTAGCGAGTCGAAACCAGGCAACAACCCCTAGGAGTCTTCTCGCGTGTATACCGATGAACAGCTGACCTGCACCGACTGTGGTGCGGCGTTCGTTTTCAGCGCCGGCGAACAACAGTTCTTCGCCACGAAGGGCTTTCAGAACAAGCCGAACCGGTGTCCCGACTGCCGTACCGCGCGCAAGAACGCGCGCGCGAGCTCGGGCGGCGGCGGTGGCTATGGCGGTAGCGGCGGTGGCGGCCGCGAATACGGCGGCGCGCGCGAGATGTACTCGGTGACGTGCAGCAGCTGCGGGCAGCAGGCCGAGGTGCCGTTCCAGCCCCGTGGCGACAAGCCGGTCTACTGCCGCGACTGCTTCCAGTCGCAGCGCTCGTACCGCTAACCACCCAGCCGCATCGGCTGCGCAGGACCGCCCATCCGTGGCGGTCCTGTTCGTTTCACGGCGCGAGCCGGCGCACGAACGTCCCCGCGAACGGCTCCGCGCGCGCGAGCGCCGCCCGCACCTGCGCGCGTCCGTGCTCGACGGCGTCGCGCACGCACGCGCCGCGCGCCAGCGCGGCCGCGGTCGCAGCGGCCAGCAGATCGCCCGTCCCGCGGAGCGTTCCGGGCAGCCGCGCGGCATGCAGCTCGCGCAGCGCGCCGTCCACGGCCAGCACGTCGACCGGCTCGCCGGCCAAATGCCCGCCCTTGACCAACACGGCGCGCGCGCCGAGCGCGTGCAACGCGCGCGCCGCCTCGCGCATCGAGGCGAGGTCCGTGACCGGACGGTCGAGCAAACTCCCGGCTTCGTCGAGGTTCGGGGTCAGCACGTCGGCCAACGGCACCAGCTCGGCGCGCAGCGCCGCGCGCGCCGGCGCGTCGGCCAGCACTCCGCCGCCGGTCGCGGCGGCGACCGGATCGACCACCACCGGCACGCCCGGAAAGCCGCGTACGCCGCGCGCGACCGCGCGCACCGCGTCGGCCGAGAGCAGCGCGCCGACGTGAAACGCGCCGACGCCGGCGGCATGCAACGCCGCGAACTGCGCCTCGATCGCGCTCGCCGCGACGTCCGCGCGCGCCAGGACCCCGGCGGCATCCTGCGCGCTGACCCCGGCGACGACGCAGACGGGCCGCACGCCCTCGGCGGCGAGCACCAGCAGCGCGTGGGTCAGGCCCGCGAAGCCCAGCGGGTGGGTGGTTCCGATGGTCGCGACGACGGGCGCGCTCATCCCCAGCGCGCGACGAGCGCGCGGGCCGCGGCTGCCGGATCCGCGACCGTCAGCGCCGAGAGGACGGCGGCCATGGCTGCGCCGGTCTCGCGTGCGCGCTCGATCGTCGCCGGCCCGATGCCGCCGATCGCCGCGCACGGCACCGGACTGGCGGCCACCACGGCACGCGTCCCCGAGATCCCGATCGGCAGCCCGGCGTCGTGCTTCGAGCCGGTCGCGAACACCGGCCCGACGCCGACGTAGTCGATCAGCGCCGGATCGACCCGCGCCGCTTCTTGCGGCGTGCCGCACGAGAGCCCGATGATCTGGCGCGGCCCCAGCGCCGTGCGCAGCTCGGCCAGATCGTATTGCGCCGCGTCTTCCTGACCCAGGTGAACGCCGTCGGCCAACCGCGCCAGCCCGACGTCGTCGTTGAGGATCGCGATGCCGCCCGCCGCGCGCACCCGATCGACCAGTGCGACCAGGGTCGTGCCGTCGATGCCGTCCTTGGCGCGGATCTGGATCAGCCGGATGCCGCCGCGCAACAGCGCTTCGATGAACGCGATCGGCTCGGCCGACGCCGGATCGACCAGCGCGTAGATGCCGTGCAGACGGGCGCGTAGCGCGTGCCGATGGTCCATCTCAGTGCGGCCGCGCGATCGCCACCGTCAGCGCGAACGGCGCGTCGGCGCCTGCGCGCAGCGCCGGCGCCAACGTGAGCTGCCAGGCGCGCAACGGTTCGGCGAAACGGGGCGCGGTGAACGCCATGGAGCCGGTGTAGCGCGCGCGGGGCGCCAGCGGCACGCCTTCGAACAGCTGGTGATCGGTCACGGTCCAATCGCGGTTCGCCAACGGATGGTAGATGCCGCCGCGATCGTCCCGCAGCACGCTGCGCCCGTACGGCAACAGCGTGACGAAGCCGCTGCCGCGGTTGACGAACGTCAGCACGACGTCGACGCGATCGGGGTAGAAGTCGAGCTTCTTGACCGCCACTTGCACGCCGTCCTCGCCGGCGCGCGCGTCGGTCGCGTAGGCGCGATACGGTTTGCCGGGATCGTCGATCCGCGCGACGCCGCGGTCCTGCGTCGCGCCCAACGGAACGGTCACCTCGGCCTCGCGGCGCGCATCGCTGGCGTGATCGAGAAACGCGACGCGCTCGCGCACGAAATACACGCGCGCATGGGCGTTGCCGCGGGCGCCGAGCAGCTGCGCCCGCTCGAGCCGGAACGCATCGGCGAGGTAGACGCTGCGATATGCGCTCGCCGCGCCGAAGTACGCGCGCTCGCGATCGTCGAGCAGCGCGAAGGCGGCACCGTAGCGCTGCGCGCGCAGCGCGCCCAGGTACCGCCGCACGGTCGCGGTCATCGCGTCGCGCGGAGCGGGCACGTACGCCGGCAACGGCGCGGCGGCCAGCGTCACGAGCGCGAGCAGCGCGCTCGTCGCACGCGCCGCCCGCCCCGTCACGCCTCGCCCAACAGCAGGTCGACGATGCGCAGCAAGTCGTCGGCGTCGGCGTACCGCAGCTCGATCGTGCCGCCGCGCTCCTGCGTGAGCAGCCGTACCTGGGTCGCGTACTTGTAGCGCAAGCGTTCGACCACGTTTTCGGCGTCGGCGTCACGCGGCGCCGCGGGCTTGGTGCTCGGCCGCGCGCGCGCCGGCGCGTCCTGCTGCGCCAGCCGCTCGAGCGCGCGCACCGAGAGCTCGTCCGCGACGGCGCGGCGCGCGACGCCTTCGCGCCGTTCGGCCGGCAGCGCGAGAATCGCGCGCGCGTGCCCGGCGCTCAGTTTGCGTTCGCGCACTAGCGCCTTCACGCTGTCGGGCAGCGAGAGCAGCCGCAGCGCGTTGGCGATCGCGGGCCGGCTGCGGCCCATCCGCTGCGCGACCTGCTCTTGGGTGAAGTCGTGCGCTTCCATCAGGTGCGCGAAGCCCATCGCCTCCTCGAGCGGATCGAGGTTCTCGCGCTGCAGGTTCTCGATGATCGCGACCTCGAGCGACTCGCGGTCGTCGGCGGCGCGCACCAAGGCGGGGACCGTCTCCAAGCCGGCGGCCTGCGCGGCGCGCCAGCGGCGCTCGCCGGCGATCAGCTCGTAACCCTCGCCGTGCACGCGCACGATGAGCGGGACCAGCACGCCGAAGGTCGCGATCGAGTCGCGCAGCTCGGCCAGGGCGCCGGGGTCGAACGTCTGGCGCGGCTGGCGCGGGTTGGGGCGGATCTTGGCGACGGGGATCTGCGGTAGGTCGCGCTTGGGCGCCGCGGCGGTGACGTCGGCCGTCCCGCCCTCGCCCAGCAGCG contains these protein-coding regions:
- a CDS encoding pyridoxal phosphate-dependent aminotransferase, encoding MTTIAHHADFLCEAVSRLGSESAFEVLARAKALEAQGRRVVHMEIGEPDFDTPEHVKRAGIQAIEENYSHYSPSAGIMELRETIADYATRFRGLVTPFTPEHVVVGAGAKPIIWNLLSALLDPGDELVYTSPSYPAYASAAGYLEANAIPIHLLESRNWRLDLDELAAKVGPKTKALVINSPHNPTGGVLTREDLEAIAELAHRHDFLVIADEIYSRNIYDAPFVSITQIPGMQDRTVIVDGFSKAYAMTGWRLGYAIAPEPIARMITLFNNNTFSCVATFVQRAGIAALTGDDAPVQRMNAIFRQRRDAIVGGLNALPGVSCTIPEGAFYAFPNVSQITTDDKHLAAWLLQHAGVACLGGSSFGPAGKGYLRFSYAASVDDITWALAQLREHLPNYRQ
- a CDS encoding ParB/RepB/Spo0J family partition protein; protein product: MTARRGLGRGLGALLGEGGTADVTAAAPKRDLPQIPVAKIRPNPRQPRQTFDPGALAELRDSIATFGVLVPLIVRVHGEGYELIAGERRWRAAQAAGLETVPALVRAADDRESLEVAIIENLQRENLDPLEEAMGFAHLMEAHDFTQEQVAQRMGRSRPAIANALRLLSLPDSVKALVRERKLSAGHARAILALPAERREGVARRAVADELSVRALERLAQQDAPARARPSTKPAAPRDADAENVVERLRYKYATQVRLLTQERGGTIELRYADADDLLRIVDLLLGEA
- a CDS encoding zinc-ribbon domain containing protein, whose protein sequence is MYTDEQLTCTDCGAAFVFSAGEQQFFATKGFQNKPNRCPDCRTARKNARASSGGGGGYGGSGGGGREYGGAREMYSVTCSSCGQQAEVPFQPRGDKPVYCRDCFQSQRSYR
- a CDS encoding PfkB family carbohydrate kinase codes for the protein MSAPVVATIGTTHPLGFAGLTHALLVLAAEGVRPVCVVAGVSAQDAAGVLARADVAASAIEAQFAALHAAGVGAFHVGALLSADAVRAVARGVRGFPGVPVVVDPVAAATGGGVLADAPARAALRAELVPLADVLTPNLDEAGSLLDRPVTDLASMREAARALHALGARAVLVKGGHLAGEPVDVLAVDGALRELHAARLPGTLRGTGDLLAAATAAALARGACVRDAVEHGRAQVRAALARAEPFAGTFVRRLAP
- a CDS encoding thiamine phosphate synthase, with the translated sequence MDHRHALRARLHGIYALVDPASAEPIAFIEALLRGGIRLIQIRAKDGIDGTTLVALVDRVRAAGGIAILNDDVGLARLADGVHLGQEDAAQYDLAELRTALGPRQIIGLSCGTPQEAARVDPALIDYVGVGPVFATGSKHDAGLPIGISGTRAVVAASPVPCAAIGGIGPATIERARETGAAMAAVLSALTVADPAAAARALVARWG
- a CDS encoding GNAT family protein encodes the protein MPFTDRPRTAADAAFVVALHGLAHARGYVVAYALQRMIARAFDEHGAHKLYAEVVAHNAASRQLCEKAGFVLEGVWRDGFRDDDGRYHDLCAYGLLAADRSRATR